A genomic window from Anthocerotibacter panamensis C109 includes:
- a CDS encoding glycosyltransferase: protein MSRLLCICASFPPEVTPTAIRTGKLLNYLREDWQIQVITCVPNGKLTGVQVHPVLSWYPKALIDLFHQLRLNKLLEWLIWPDVQIFWAIPAFLRARSLMRTLRPTALVVFMMPYSSGLVGIGLKWLTGLPLVLNLDDSPTCSDMHPVFPSRLHYYLAHWLEDFYVRQADAIVYVSQFNRDTVRARQPEAQQQKFHLVRYGADPIDSIHPQTPPPDDFSIVYIGGMSGWHAFQTATGSWLRKLYRAWMELGNYHVLPMDYRSSSPAFLGQAIKLVEQETPDWRGKIHLRVYGNQYPQAVVDRLLHTQQIADVVTISGPVPNTQALQLAAGADLLFLTLPARLDGSAGGRISAKTYEYLMTPCPILAAVPRGENWDYLKDKPGVWLVEPTDVFAMAQVLTQLAQAKKTGAPLTFDRSPLFGELSYAKRAGEFAHVLQQISR, encoded by the coding sequence ATGTCCCGATTACTCTGTATTTGCGCCAGTTTTCCGCCCGAGGTCACGCCTACGGCTATCCGCACCGGGAAACTCCTCAATTATTTACGTGAAGACTGGCAGATCCAAGTCATCACCTGCGTCCCCAACGGCAAACTCACCGGCGTGCAGGTCCACCCAGTCCTAAGCTGGTACCCCAAAGCCCTGATTGACCTATTCCATCAATTACGCCTCAACAAACTCCTGGAATGGCTCATCTGGCCCGACGTCCAAATCTTTTGGGCCATCCCAGCCTTCTTGCGTGCCCGTAGCCTGATGCGCACCTTGCGTCCCACAGCCTTAGTCGTCTTCATGATGCCCTACTCCAGCGGTCTGGTCGGAATAGGGCTCAAGTGGCTCACCGGGCTACCCCTGGTCCTCAATCTGGATGACTCGCCCACCTGTAGCGACATGCACCCCGTCTTCCCCAGCCGCCTGCACTACTATCTGGCTCATTGGCTCGAAGACTTTTATGTCCGTCAGGCCGATGCAATCGTCTATGTCTCCCAGTTCAACCGCGACACTGTGCGCGCGCGCCAGCCCGAAGCCCAACAGCAAAAGTTTCATCTTGTGCGCTACGGGGCTGACCCTATTGACTCCATCCATCCCCAGACTCCGCCCCCAGATGACTTCTCCATTGTCTACATCGGCGGTATGAGCGGCTGGCACGCCTTCCAGACAGCAACGGGCTCCTGGCTGCGCAAACTCTACCGCGCCTGGATGGAGTTGGGGAACTACCATGTCCTCCCGATGGACTACCGCAGTTCTAGCCCCGCCTTTCTCGGTCAAGCCATCAAACTGGTAGAGCAAGAGACCCCCGACTGGCGCGGCAAGATCCATCTACGGGTCTATGGGAACCAATATCCCCAAGCGGTAGTGGACCGCCTCCTACACACCCAGCAAATCGCGGACGTCGTGACCATCTCCGGCCCGGTCCCCAATACCCAAGCCCTACAACTGGCTGCTGGAGCGGATTTGCTCTTTCTCACCCTGCCCGCTCGCCTCGATGGTTCAGCGGGGGGGCGGATTTCGGCCAAGACCTATGAATACCTAATGACCCCCTGCCCGATTCTCGCTGCTGTCCCCCGAGGCGAGAACTGGGACTATCTAAAAGATAAACCGGGGGTTTGGCTGGTCGAGCCCACTGATGTCTTCGCTATGGCCCAAGTCCTCACCCAACTGGCCCAGGCCAAAAAGACCGGAGCACCCCTCACCTTTGACCGTAGCCCCCTCTTCGGCGAGCTGAGCTATGCCAAACGTGCCGGGGAGTTTGCCCATGTGCTCCAGCAAATCAGCCGATGA
- a CDS encoding glycosyltransferase family 2 protein, whose protein sequence is MPRLAELPAPSPEKTGWPWTEQSTPLPATLPDGTRWPKITIVTPSYNQGQFLEETIRSVLLQGYPNLEYIVIDGGSTDNSVEVIRKYKKYLTYWVSEADRGQGHALNKGFARATGYIYNWLNSDDFFARDILAKVGAHFAQGGEVLYGNCYFTDADGTPTHLYDTRAFSIEDLFERNFIGQPTVFFRESLWKDYGPIQETLRFIVDYELWLRWALRHVQFIYQPEIVAYYRLHDASKSTTQIRTNQNESIALMRDLIHRGAMPAHLHLRVHRLLYGWCFWNYARLDLPQFWVTLRHYLQVSGKLPDPALLRMAGLALLGEKTLKALRDCRFRDKTPAQVSS, encoded by the coding sequence ATGCCCCGGTTAGCCGAACTTCCCGCCCCGTCCCCCGAAAAAACCGGCTGGCCTTGGACTGAGCAGAGCACCCCACTCCCTGCCACCCTGCCCGACGGCACCCGATGGCCCAAAATTACCATCGTCACCCCGAGCTATAACCAGGGCCAATTTCTTGAAGAAACGATCCGTTCGGTGCTCCTCCAGGGCTACCCCAACCTGGAATACATCGTCATTGATGGCGGCAGCACCGACAACAGCGTCGAGGTCATCCGCAAGTACAAAAAATATTTGACCTATTGGGTGAGTGAAGCCGACCGGGGGCAAGGTCATGCCCTCAATAAAGGCTTCGCCCGCGCCACCGGCTACATCTATAACTGGCTTAACTCCGATGACTTCTTCGCCCGCGATATCCTGGCGAAAGTCGGCGCACACTTCGCTCAAGGCGGTGAAGTCCTCTATGGCAACTGCTACTTCACCGACGCCGACGGCACCCCCACCCATCTTTACGACACCCGCGCCTTCAGCATCGAAGACCTCTTTGAGCGCAACTTCATCGGCCAACCCACGGTCTTTTTTCGGGAAAGCCTCTGGAAAGACTATGGACCGATCCAAGAAACCCTGCGCTTTATCGTAGACTACGAACTCTGGCTGCGCTGGGCCTTGCGCCACGTCCAGTTCATCTACCAACCCGAAATCGTGGCCTATTACCGACTCCACGACGCCTCCAAATCCACCACCCAGATCCGCACCAATCAAAATGAATCCATCGCCCTGATGCGCGACCTGATACACAGAGGCGCGATGCCCGCCCATCTCCACCTGCGCGTCCACCGACTCCTCTATGGCTGGTGCTTCTGGAACTATGCCCGCCTTGACCTGCCCCAATTTTGGGTGACCCTCAGGCACTATCTCCAGGTCTCCGGTAAACTCCCCGACCCCGCCCTGCTGCGCATGGCCGGTCTTGCCCTGCTCGGTGAAAAAACCTTGAAAGCCTTACGAGACTGTCGTTTTCGCGATAAGACACCCGCTCAGGTCTCCAGCTAA
- a CDS encoding glycosyltransferase family 4 protein, which yields MRILYDGQIYNTQKKGGISRYFNNLINCLPKDYTPLLTTYETDDVIYPEHPNLQKISYKRFRPARISQWFQKQYFQTSAALGQPKLIHPTYYTTIAYSDLSACKYPIVLTVWDMIHELFAPKIDPNGQQAAEKRRAITAAQTILCISENTKKDLLEHYAIPEERVIVTYLASEIDMRHTHGPEPVPSRPYYLYVGGRYRSYKNFDTLLNAFAKVTSLHPEIILCLVGPPLDQTEHQTINDLGLTQNIEYYGYADDQHLAKLYRCSLALVYPSLYEGFGIPPLEAMACGTPVIASNRSSLPEVIGDAGILFDPTSVPDLADILLHLSETPSKREELIFLGQQRAKLFSWEKTTAQTLAVYRSVANLLD from the coding sequence ATGCGAATTCTCTACGACGGTCAAATTTACAACACACAAAAAAAAGGAGGTATCAGCCGCTACTTCAATAATCTAATCAATTGCTTGCCCAAAGACTACACTCCTCTGCTTACAACCTATGAGACCGATGACGTTATCTATCCCGAGCATCCCAACTTACAAAAAATTTCCTACAAAAGATTTCGTCCCGCCCGTATTTCACAATGGTTCCAGAAGCAATATTTCCAGACCAGCGCAGCTTTGGGACAGCCTAAACTCATCCATCCCACCTACTATACAACGATTGCCTATTCCGACTTGAGCGCATGTAAATACCCCATTGTCCTGACCGTTTGGGACATGATTCACGAGCTTTTTGCCCCCAAAATCGACCCTAATGGACAGCAAGCCGCAGAGAAACGTCGAGCCATCACCGCCGCTCAGACCATCCTGTGCATCTCCGAAAATACCAAAAAAGACCTGCTAGAGCACTATGCCATACCCGAAGAGCGCGTAATCGTTACCTATCTGGCCTCTGAGATTGATATGCGCCACACTCACGGCCCCGAACCCGTACCCTCCCGGCCCTACTACTTATATGTAGGCGGGCGCTACCGCAGCTACAAAAACTTCGATACCCTGCTTAACGCCTTCGCCAAAGTCACCTCCCTACACCCCGAAATCATCCTCTGTCTGGTTGGCCCGCCCCTAGACCAGACCGAGCACCAAACCATCAATGACCTTGGACTAACCCAAAATATCGAATACTACGGCTATGCTGACGACCAGCACCTAGCCAAACTGTACCGCTGTAGTCTTGCCCTAGTCTATCCCTCCCTCTACGAAGGCTTCGGTATCCCCCCCCTCGAAGCCATGGCCTGCGGAACCCCCGTCATCGCCTCCAACCGCTCCAGCCTGCCCGAAGTCATAGGCGATGCCGGAATCCTCTTTGACCCCACCTCCGTCCCCGACTTAGCTGATATCCTGCTCCACCTCAGTGAAACCCCCAGTAAGCGTGAAGAATTAATTTTTTTAGGCCAGCAAAGGGCAAAATTATTTAGCTGGGAAAAGACTACCGCCCAGACTCTTGCTGTCTATCGTTCCGTTGCTAACCTCCTTGACTGA
- a CDS encoding glycosyltransferase family 2 protein yields MPKVSIIIPNYNYAHFLEERFSSILNQTYQDFEIIYLDDCSTDRSEEIVQKFSNDTRIRTIYNNSNSGSPFKQWNKGMRLAKGEYIWIAEADDYSENNFLQRLVPLLDNHPNVGIAYCQSLLVDEVGKELFSFTQWLSPRERWLSHYINPGADECSKYLIQQNTIVNASSVLLRRSVCEKVGYADESFRQCADWMFWVKMLEVSDIAYIADHLNYFRRHTKTTTNRSELSGILTEESYKVVKFICEHFEVPPEALNKVCSELLKRWVCILLSRDGKIPMARNLRIFQTALKVDKALLLGFIERIIYHLGLRVKRRLTFR; encoded by the coding sequence ATGCCTAAAGTTTCTATTATCATTCCAAATTATAACTATGCTCATTTCCTAGAGGAACGCTTCAGTAGTATCTTGAACCAGACGTATCAAGATTTTGAAATTATTTATCTGGATGATTGTTCTACCGATAGAAGTGAAGAGATCGTTCAGAAATTTTCTAATGATACGCGCATACGAACTATCTACAATAATTCTAATAGCGGCTCTCCATTTAAACAATGGAATAAAGGAATGCGCCTTGCAAAAGGGGAATATATTTGGATTGCAGAAGCAGATGACTACTCAGAGAATAACTTCCTCCAAAGACTCGTGCCTTTGCTAGATAATCATCCCAACGTCGGCATAGCTTATTGTCAATCCCTTTTGGTTGATGAGGTTGGAAAAGAATTATTTTCATTCACCCAATGGCTGAGCCCAAGGGAACGCTGGCTCAGCCATTACATCAATCCCGGTGCAGACGAGTGCTCCAAGTACTTGATTCAACAAAATACAATTGTGAATGCAAGTTCTGTACTGCTTCGGCGTAGCGTGTGCGAGAAAGTTGGCTATGCAGATGAATCTTTCCGTCAGTGTGCTGATTGGATGTTTTGGGTAAAAATGTTAGAGGTTTCGGATATAGCTTATATCGCTGACCACTTAAACTATTTTCGCAGACACACAAAGACCACGACCAACCGTTCAGAACTCAGCGGGATACTGACTGAAGAGAGCTACAAAGTCGTCAAATTCATTTGTGAACATTTCGAGGTTCCTCCAGAAGCTCTAAATAAAGTATGTAGTGAACTCCTTAAGCGGTGGGTTTGTATCCTTCTTTCCCGTGATGGAAAGATACCAATGGCGCGAAATCTGAGAATCTTCCAGACAGCCTTAAAGGTGGATAAAGCATTGCTGCTAGGCTTTATTGAGCGCATAATCTACCATTTAGGACTGCGAGTGAAAAGGCGTTTGACATTCAGATAA
- a CDS encoding glycoside hydrolase family 99-like domain-containing protein: MVINPVKFAHTHQAQLIAFYLPQYHPIPENDTWWGKGFTEWTNVTKAKPLFPGHYQPHLPADLGFYDLRLPETRQAQADLASKYGIYGFCYYHYWFNGRRVLERPFTEVLSSGEPDFPFCLCWANENWTRAWDGQDRQILLEQKYSDEDDKNHICQLAEAFSDKRYIRVNGKPLFLIYRTAKLPNPQRTLSLWREEAQKLGIGELFIGRVESNFTEERTDPTEFGFDAAIEFQPDVFNLGIPLQQGRRWRLAQKLGLANIAYSKNLVFDYEQVVNHMLQKPQPTYTRFPCVTPFWDNTARRKNGAVILANATPELYEQWLSKVGVKAAQKPTDQNIIFVNAWNEWAEGCHLEPCQKWGLAYLEATQRALAIIKTSQQIKIRQE, from the coding sequence ATGGTAATAAATCCAGTAAAGTTTGCTCATACCCATCAAGCTCAGTTAATTGCTTTCTATCTCCCGCAGTACCATCCCATTCCAGAAAACGATACATGGTGGGGTAAAGGATTTACAGAATGGACTAATGTAACTAAAGCTAAACCTTTATTCCCTGGGCACTATCAACCCCACCTCCCCGCTGATTTAGGATTTTACGATTTACGATTACCTGAAACCCGTCAAGCACAAGCTGATTTGGCATCTAAATATGGAATTTATGGATTTTGCTATTATCACTACTGGTTTAACGGTAGACGAGTCTTGGAGCGTCCCTTTACTGAAGTTCTTTCTTCAGGAGAGCCTGACTTTCCTTTTTGCTTGTGCTGGGCTAATGAGAACTGGACACGAGCTTGGGATGGACAAGACCGGCAAATACTCCTAGAGCAGAAATACAGCGATGAAGACGACAAAAATCATATTTGTCAACTTGCAGAAGCATTTTCTGACAAAAGATATATTCGGGTTAATGGCAAGCCTTTATTTCTTATCTATCGTACTGCAAAGCTACCGAATCCCCAACGCACCCTATCTTTGTGGAGAGAAGAAGCGCAAAAGCTTGGTATCGGGGAGCTTTTTATAGGTCGTGTAGAAAGTAACTTCACTGAGGAACGAACAGATCCAACAGAGTTTGGTTTTGATGCTGCTATCGAGTTTCAACCAGATGTATTTAACTTGGGGATACCCTTACAACAAGGGCGGCGCTGGCGACTTGCTCAGAAGTTAGGTTTGGCAAATATTGCGTATTCAAAAAATCTGGTTTTCGATTATGAACAAGTCGTAAATCATATGCTCCAAAAACCTCAACCAACGTACACACGCTTCCCTTGTGTAACACCTTTTTGGGATAACACAGCGCGACGGAAGAATGGTGCAGTAATCCTAGCTAACGCGACACCTGAGCTATACGAGCAATGGCTAAGTAAGGTTGGAGTAAAAGCTGCTCAGAAACCCACTGACCAAAATATTATCTTTGTTAACGCCTGGAATGAATGGGCTGAGGGTTGCCACTTGGAACCTTGCCAGAAATGGGGTTTGGCATATTTAGAAGCCACTCAAAGAGCGCTAGCTATAATAAAAACAAGTCAACAAATAAAAATAAGGCAAGAATAG
- a CDS encoding glycosyltransferase family 4 protein, which translates to MKIAVWHNLPSGGGKRSLYYHVRGLLERGHEIESWCPPTADQTYLPLNKLISEHIVPLAHAPRPTKNKLDILLNSYFNVIDRIEAMDEHCKRCAQEIKKGDFDVLFANPCMEFRVTSLPKYISIPKVLYLQEPYRWLYEALPNLPWTAIPTPKEKWSVQYLKKFVFDLCRIQGLRVQVREEISNAQAYDTILVNSLFSRESILRAYGLNSKLCYLGVDTKLFHPLASKKEKYVMGLGGIYLGKRVDRVIHALATIEKDIRPKLIWVGNFSDDLYLKEMNSLSQSLNVAVDFKVCLSDEELVTLLSGATALVYAPQLEPFGFAPLEANACGTPVVALAEGGVREVVCDNINGLLVSEDDPNILGNALKRLLTQEELLQEMGKQSRKYAVERWGWDVAVERLECELIKIINQKL; encoded by the coding sequence ATGAAAATTGCTGTCTGGCATAACTTGCCTAGTGGTGGAGGTAAAAGATCGCTCTATTACCATGTGCGTGGTTTATTAGAGCGCGGGCATGAAATTGAATCTTGGTGTCCTCCTACTGCAGATCAAACCTATCTGCCATTAAACAAACTAATTTCCGAGCATATAGTCCCACTTGCACATGCCCCTAGACCTACAAAAAACAAGCTCGACATACTTTTAAATAGCTATTTTAACGTTATAGACCGTATCGAGGCAATGGATGAACACTGTAAACGGTGCGCCCAAGAAATCAAAAAAGGCGACTTTGATGTTTTATTTGCTAATCCTTGCATGGAATTTCGAGTAACTTCGCTCCCTAAGTACATAAGTATTCCAAAAGTTCTTTATTTACAAGAGCCCTACCGATGGCTCTATGAGGCCCTACCTAACCTACCTTGGACTGCTATCCCAACTCCTAAAGAAAAATGGTCTGTACAGTACCTGAAGAAATTTGTGTTTGATTTATGTAGGATACAGGGTCTAAGAGTTCAGGTACGGGAAGAAATATCCAATGCTCAAGCTTATGACACAATTTTAGTGAATTCACTATTTAGTAGAGAAAGTATACTGCGAGCGTATGGTCTAAACTCCAAACTATGTTATTTGGGTGTTGATACCAAACTCTTTCATCCCTTAGCATCTAAAAAAGAAAAGTATGTTATGGGATTGGGAGGCATTTACTTGGGTAAACGGGTAGACAGAGTAATACATGCATTAGCTACAATTGAAAAAGATATACGGCCAAAACTAATCTGGGTTGGTAATTTTTCAGATGATTTATATTTAAAAGAAATGAATTCTTTATCTCAATCTTTAAATGTTGCCGTAGACTTTAAAGTCTGCCTGAGTGATGAAGAGTTAGTCACTTTGCTTAGTGGAGCAACAGCGCTAGTATATGCTCCTCAGCTTGAGCCTTTTGGCTTTGCGCCCTTAGAAGCAAATGCCTGTGGAACACCAGTTGTTGCTCTAGCAGAAGGTGGAGTTCGAGAAGTAGTGTGCGACAATATAAATGGTCTGCTTGTTAGTGAAGACGATCCCAATATTCTTGGAAATGCTTTAAAAAGGTTGCTTACCCAAGAAGAGCTTTTACAAGAGATGGGAAAACAATCTAGGAAATATGCAGTTGAACGATGGGGATGGGATGTTGCCGTTGAACGATTAGAATGCGAATTGATAAAAATTATTAATCAAAAACTATAG
- a CDS encoding class I SAM-dependent methyltransferase, producing MIFDKQISHSNKLEIIDKISKVYTSDYFETIDLGSEQRATRMANVIHKVLDCYQSILRIPIKKALDFGGGKGHLASLMGRLYPTYYYDNYTKPEIEGNYRVISTMDKGYTIVWAIEVIEHMPDFTSISHIIASLNSKGLFVFTTEVSDDCTSTPLKDWWYIYPDAGHIALFSRNALVRLANSLGCVYFYFGASNVHIFYKNKTPLFMNWIILYIQDKYYYGTGPLGKFVRKLSKLVL from the coding sequence ATGATTTTTGACAAGCAGATCTCGCACAGTAATAAGCTAGAGATAATCGATAAAATCAGCAAGGTTTACACTAGTGATTATTTTGAAACCATTGACCTAGGGTCAGAGCAACGCGCAACCAGAATGGCAAACGTAATTCATAAGGTTTTGGATTGTTATCAATCTATTTTGCGTATTCCTATAAAAAAAGCTCTTGATTTTGGAGGTGGTAAAGGACATTTGGCAAGTTTAATGGGTAGACTTTACCCAACTTATTATTACGACAACTATACAAAACCAGAAATAGAAGGCAATTATAGAGTAATCAGCACTATGGATAAAGGTTATACGATAGTTTGGGCTATAGAAGTAATCGAACATATGCCGGATTTTACTTCAATTAGCCATATTATTGCTTCTCTGAATAGCAAAGGCTTATTCGTGTTTACGACTGAAGTAAGCGATGATTGCACATCTACCCCACTTAAAGATTGGTGGTATATTTATCCTGATGCAGGCCATATTGCGCTCTTCTCGCGAAATGCCTTAGTTAGATTAGCGAACTCATTAGGGTGTGTATACTTTTACTTCGGAGCGTCAAACGTTCATATTTTTTACAAAAATAAAACCCCGCTGTTCATGAACTGGATAATACTCTATATCCAAGATAAATACTACTATGGCACGGGACCCCTAGGTAAATTCGTTAGAAAGCTTAGTAAACTCGTATTATAA
- a CDS encoding sulfotransferase family 2 domain-containing protein → MLKNLMAELGYRRHQPKRVLFDHLPKCAGSTINQFLTSHYPQRLTYRLNTSNNSYQQFISFDKDKRYKYHLVIGHLNHELLNYVHPETVTLTVFRDPIDRIVSHYFYVRRSKSHYLHEAVMKSNMELQDYAVSNLSPELRNWYTTHFTGLSIEEAEREPEAAIQKAIQVILQRYKIIGFQDDLLEVSRKLEETAGLWKQFENHLINKTNKRLTLKEISGETKNMIAEVNFLDVKLYKILREHFEN, encoded by the coding sequence ATGTTGAAAAACCTAATGGCAGAGCTCGGCTACCGGAGACATCAGCCCAAACGAGTTCTCTTTGATCACCTGCCTAAATGCGCCGGGTCGACGATTAATCAGTTTTTGACCTCTCATTATCCTCAACGGCTTACTTATAGATTGAATACATCCAACAACTCTTATCAACAATTTATATCATTTGACAAAGATAAGAGATATAAATACCACTTGGTGATAGGCCATCTTAACCACGAGTTGCTGAACTATGTTCATCCTGAAACCGTAACCTTGACAGTTTTTCGTGATCCCATTGATCGAATCGTCTCGCATTATTTTTATGTGAGGCGAAGTAAATCTCATTATCTGCACGAAGCCGTAATGAAAAGTAATATGGAGCTACAAGATTATGCTGTGTCCAACCTGAGTCCTGAGTTGCGAAATTGGTATACTACGCATTTTACTGGCCTTTCTATTGAAGAAGCTGAAAGAGAGCCAGAAGCCGCTATCCAGAAAGCTATCCAGGTTATTTTACAAAGATATAAGATTATTGGTTTTCAGGATGACCTACTGGAGGTGTCTCGCAAATTAGAAGAGACTGCTGGACTCTGGAAGCAATTTGAAAATCACCTAATCAATAAAACGAACAAACGCCTCACACTTAAAGAAATTTCTGGAGAGACAAAGAATATGATTGCGGAGGTCAACTTCCTAGATGTCAAACTCTATAAAATACTTAGAGAACATTTTGAAAATTAA
- a CDS encoding Uma2 family endonuclease, whose amino-acid sequence MTAATLHYAQRQYDIVWEKLPPDYPLPDEPVENLDHPFWALALREALELAGLIPPTGLIASNFGLCVKVDTKTVVKAPDWVYVPSVLPTVEMRRSYTPHTEGEAPLVVMEFLSDADHEEYSIRPSYPYGKLFFYEKLLQVPTYVIFDPATRLLEVRKLKAGQYELQTPNEAGHFWLEDLGLFLGIWEGAKAERSGLWLRWWDEAGNLLLWGLERIALVQYQVEQERLRAEQERQRADSFQNEVLQERLRAEQEQQRADNFQNEVLQERLRAEAERLRAERLAQRLRALGLEES is encoded by the coding sequence ATGACCGCCGCCACACTGCACTATGCACAACGTCAATACGACATCGTTTGGGAAAAACTACCTCCTGATTATCCCCTCCCGGATGAGCCTGTGGAAAACTTAGACCATCCTTTTTGGGCTTTGGCGCTACGGGAGGCTTTGGAATTAGCAGGATTGATTCCACCAACGGGTCTTATTGCTTCCAACTTTGGTCTTTGTGTCAAGGTGGATACCAAGACGGTGGTGAAGGCTCCTGATTGGGTTTATGTCCCTTCGGTATTGCCTACGGTGGAGATGCGGCGGAGCTATACTCCCCATACGGAGGGCGAAGCTCCGCTGGTGGTAATGGAGTTTTTGTCGGATGCGGACCATGAGGAGTATTCGATCCGACCTAGTTATCCCTATGGCAAATTGTTTTTTTACGAAAAGCTGCTACAGGTTCCGACCTATGTGATTTTTGATCCTGCCACAAGGCTTCTAGAGGTGCGCAAGCTGAAAGCAGGGCAGTACGAACTGCAAACCCCCAACGAAGCGGGGCACTTTTGGCTAGAAGACTTGGGCTTATTTTTGGGTATATGGGAAGGGGCGAAGGCGGAACGTTCGGGGCTGTGGTTGCGTTGGTGGGATGAGGCGGGAAATCTTTTGTTGTGGGGGCTAGAACGGATAGCCCTAGTGCAGTATCAAGTGGAGCAAGAGCGGCTACGAGCTGAGCAAGAGCGGCAACGGGCTGATAGTTTTCAGAATGAAGTCTTACAAGAACGGCTACGAGCTGAGCAAGAGCAGCAACGAGCTGATAATTTTCAGAATGAAGTCTTACAAGAGCGGCTACGAGCTGAGGCAGAACGGCTACGGGCAGAACGACTGGCTCAGCGGTTGCGGGCGTTGGGTCTAGAGGAGTCGTAA
- a CDS encoding ABC transporter permease: MANQELVIEAGRTERQYWRDLWRYQELLYFLAWRDILVRYKQTVIGVAWSVIRPVLTMIVFTVVFSKIAKLPSDGVPYPVLVFAAMLPWQFFANALSECSNSVVNNANMIAKVYFPRLIVPISAVIVSLVDFLISVGILALLMVVYQFLPDWRILTLPLFTLMAFAAAMGAGLWLAALNVKYRDFRYIVPFIVQFGLYISPVGFKSSIVPEQWRLLYSLNPMVGVIDGFRWALLRGQEAFYWPSFLISLMVIGVLVASGIWYFRKTERTFADVI; this comes from the coding sequence TTGGCGAATCAGGAGCTGGTTATCGAGGCGGGCCGCACCGAGCGCCAATATTGGCGGGATTTGTGGCGCTATCAGGAGTTGTTGTATTTCCTGGCATGGCGCGACATTCTAGTGCGCTACAAGCAGACTGTGATCGGCGTCGCCTGGAGCGTGATCCGCCCGGTACTAACGATGATCGTCTTTACGGTGGTCTTTAGTAAGATCGCCAAGCTGCCTTCGGATGGGGTACCCTATCCGGTTTTGGTTTTTGCAGCGATGCTACCTTGGCAGTTTTTTGCTAATGCGCTCTCGGAGTGCTCTAACAGTGTAGTCAACAACGCCAACATGATCGCCAAGGTCTACTTCCCACGGCTGATTGTCCCGATCAGTGCCGTGATTGTCAGTCTGGTGGATTTTTTGATCTCAGTAGGGATTTTGGCGCTCCTGATGGTGGTCTACCAATTTTTGCCGGATTGGCGGATCTTGACGCTGCCTCTGTTTACGCTGATGGCGTTTGCGGCGGCGATGGGAGCGGGTTTATGGCTTGCTGCGCTCAATGTCAAATACCGCGACTTCCGCTATATCGTGCCTTTTATCGTACAGTTTGGCCTCTATATCTCTCCGGTGGGTTTCAAGAGCAGTATCGTCCCGGAGCAGTGGCGTCTGCTCTATTCGCTCAATCCCATGGTTGGGGTGATCGATGGCTTCCGTTGGGCGCTGCTGCGGGGGCAAGAAGCGTTTTACTGGCCTTCGTTTTTGATCTCATTGATGGTAATTGGGGTATTGGTGGCAAGCGGAATCTGGTACTTCCGTAAGACGGAGCGGACTTTTGCGGATGTGATTTGA